The genomic DNA GGGTGGTCAGAGGTACTGGGAATATGGAGTAAAGGAAACAGAGGAACGAAGCCAGACATGAACCATGGCTGGAATTTGAGACCTTGATCTACAAAACATATTTGCACTTTCATAGCTTTAAGGATGGTTTGTACTGAGGATATGTATTTATTAAATGTATAATATTTTCATCCTGAGGATGGATATAACATTAAAAAGTCAAACTTAAAACCACATTCTGTTTTAAGAATGTGTAGTCTAAGATGGCCATGGCTGCTCCCTCAGGTCCTAATAGTGTTGGCCATGTTGTATAGAGCAGGGTTAAAATAGCCACTCTGTTTTTATACATCAATCTACTGTAAACGTCCTGTTTTTATACATCAATCTACTGTAAACTTCCTGTTTTTATACATCAATCTACTGTAAACTTCCTGTTTTTATACATCAATCTACTGTAAACTTCATTTTTTTATTTCTGTAGAGTTACGACATGTTCACTTACACCATTGTGACACACGGTATGTATCAACATACCCGTAACACCGCGAATGACAGGAAAGGTGAAATTCCTATTTCAGTTCCTCCTCATCTCCACTCCTCTGAGCACCTTTTTCACCAACTGCAGCAGACATTTATTGtttagtttttatttattttaacttTCAAGAAGTTGCTCTAGTAAAAGGGTTTCTGATGTGTTCCTGGAGAAGGCTTTAATCATTTCTGGATGGGGGTTGATGCGTAGGAGGTGACAGGCCACTGAACTGGGCTAAGGCAGAACTACAGTTAGCAAAGCAGTTAGCATCACTGGAGACAACCACAGCATCACCAcacagagtgggaggagactagaAATTGCATTTTGATGACACCAAATAAGTGCTTTTTCCCAAATATGAACAAATGAAAAGTGCTGCAGTTTTGTAATTGCATTATGTGCATTACGTTGCATTTTTTATGTGCTTAAATTATCGCCACCCCTCACATAGATGCAATTTGTGTTATTACCAGATGCATGCGATCTATGAAATGAAGTACTACAAGCTTACTTTCCTTCTTGGTAAGATGAATTCACAGAATGTATTTAAAGGTGTCAGATTGTGAAATGATGGCTGGGATATTCCATTTGAATTCAAAATATATCCAACAACTGGATTAGTCAAACTTGTTTTAATCTAGTCTTTGTCTTTATGGAAATATTTTAATATGTTATACGTGTGTTTTTAGTTACATCTCACTTTTGAGATTTTATTTGAGATATGAAACAGCTTACACTGTATATGTATAGAGTATAtacacattatactgtatgtagagtacagtatatacacatactgtatgtatagagTATATACACATTGTACTGTATttgtagagtacagtatatacacattatacttTATGTATAGAGGAGTATATACACATTATACTGTATttgtagagtacagtatatacacattatactgtatatacacattagCTTGGCTATTTTCAAAGCCAGACACTGACTTATTAAGTCAATTAGTCTCCTATAGAAGTTCTCTGCCTTCTGTGCACATGACATTGAAATGTCCATTAGTCCTCAAAAATTGCTGCCTTTTGAGTTCTCCTGAGTTTGTCCTGATGCTTTGTCTGTACTTATGGCAGAGCATTGGATTGCATTCTAGCAATATTATGGAAAATGACTGTTAACAATTGCATAATGTAGGCTACTCAATGCCGTTTGAATTACTCTTCATGCTAACCAAAACCAACCCTCCTTATTAATCGTAACAGAGTTAAGGACATGAGGACATGGTCCCGTAATTGGCATGGCATCATGCATGTTTGTGATTTAGAACTTCTGTTATCTCGCTTTAGTCACCTCTGTATCATCGGGTATTGCGCACAAACCAGATTTCAAACTATCGCTATAGTGGGCAATGAATTGCGTTGTAGTGTAGAGCCGTCGTGGTGGCTAAATTATGGTGGTGGTTGTAGTAGTTTATAGCAGTTCATAGGAAAAGACAATGTATGTATCATTGTGTAAAAGCACATTATGTTTGCCACAAATTTGCATCTGTAGTTCTGGGGCTGAACAGAACTGCAGTCAACTATGCTGTGTGCATGCATAGCcaaaaaatatttaaatgtctgggGAAGTGACGACCATTGGCGTTATCACAAGATCACATGACTTGCTTTTCATACGGAAAGAACTTCCATATATGATGTATTTGTTGGACTTCTGTGGCTTTGACAGCCTTGACTTCCTGCCAGGAACTTCACTTTGGTTATCTGAGGAGCAGTGTTGTTCCAGAGGTCAAATCTGTCAAACCATACGGTAGAATCAACTCTAACAATCCTTTCAATCGCATTTGGGACTGAACTTCAGGTAATGCTTACGGTTCGGTTTCAGATAGCTCTCTGTATTTGGACGCATGTTCCTCCATCAGCGTCATCAATACAACATGTCTCCTTATAAAAGGCTCAGTCATTGCCTTCCGAATGTGGGTTAATAATGCACACTTTTGTCTTGAAGGTATGCAGACCTTTTACAGAGGACATCAAAGTCCTCAGGACTTGTTTGAGAGTCATCGGGGTGTTAGCAGCTAGGCCAGTGATGCTAATTTACCAATTTGTGAAATCGGGCAACCTTTACCGTGACTTGACTCATTGTTGAGGAATTGGGATGTCTGAGATTAGActaatgtacactaccggtcaataattttataacacctactcattcaagggtttttcttttaattttactattttctacattgtataataatagtgaagacatcaaaactatgaaataacacatatggaatcatgtagtaaccaacaaagtgttaaacaaatctaaatatatttgagattctttgccttgatgacagctttgcacactcttggcattctctcaaccagcttcacctggactgcttttccaacagtcttgaaggagttcccacatatgctgagcacttgttggctgcttttccttcactctgcggtccaactcatcccaaacatctcaatttggttgaggtcgggtgattgtggaagccaggtcatctgatgcagcactccatcactctccttcttggtaaaatagcccttacacagcctggaggtgtgttgggtcattgtcctgttgaaaaacaaatgatagtcccactaagcccaaaccagatgggaaggcgtatcgctgcagaatgctgtggtagccatgctggttaagtgtgccttgaattctaaataaatcacagacagtgtcaccagcaaagcacccccacaccataacacctcctccaccatgctttacggtgggaaatacacatgcggagatcatccgttcacccacaccgcgtctcacaaagacacgggggttggaaccaaaaatctccaatttggacttcaGACCAATGGACACATtttcaccagtctaatgtccattgctcatgtttcttggcccaagcaagtctcttcttcttattggtgtcctttagtagtggtttctttgcagcaattcgaccatgaactCCGTTGTgtaaagagccttggcgtgaccctggacaacaccctgtcgttctccgctaacatcaaggcagtgacccgatcctgtaggttcatgctctacaacattcggagagtacgaccctgccttacacaggaagcggcacaggtcctaatccaggtgcttgtcatctcccatctggattactgcaactcgctgttggctgggctccctgcctgtgccattaaacccctacaactcatccagaatgccgcagcccatctggtgtttaaccttcccaagttctctcacgtcaccccactcctccgcacactccactggcttccagttgaagctcgcatctgctacaagaccatggtgcttgcctacggagctgtgagggaaacggcacctccgtaccttcaggctctgatcagtccctacacccaaacgagggcattgcgttcatccacctctggcctgctggcccccctacctctgcggaagcacagttcccgctcagcccagtcaaaactgttcgctgctctggcaccccaatggtggaacaagctccctcacgacgccaggacagcggagtcactcaccaccttccggagacacttgaaaccctacctctttaaggaatacctgggataggataaagtaatccttctacccccccttaccccacccccaacaacaaaaaaattatattgtaaagtggttatcccactggctataaggtgaatgcaccaatttgtaagtcgctctggataagagcgtctgctaaatgacgtaaatgttaatgtaaatgaaggcctgattcacacagtctcctctgaacagttgatgttgagatgtgtctgttacctgaactctgtgaagcatttatttgggctgcaatttctgaggctggtaacgctaatgaacttatcctctgcagcagaggtaactctgggtcttctattcctgtggcggtcctcatgagagccagtttcatcatagcgcttcatggtttttgcgactgcacttgaagaaactttcaaagttcttgaaatgttccttattgactgaccttcatgtcttaaagtaatgatggactgttgtttctctttgcttatttgagttgttcttgccataatatggacttgtttttttaccaaatagggctatcttctgtatactccccctaccttgtcacaacacaactgattgtctcaaacgcattaagaaggaaagaaattccacaaattaacttttaacaaggtacacctgttaattgaaatgcattccaggtgactacctcatgaagctggttgagagaatgccaagagtgtgcaaagctgtcattgaggcaaagggtggcaatttgaagaatcgcaaatataaaatatattttgatttgtttaacacatttttggttactacatgattccatatgtgttatttcatagttttgatatcttcactattattctacaatgtagaaaatagtaaaaataaagaaaaacccttgaatgagtaggtgttctaaaacttttgaccggtagtgtatgttctTCGTACATTTATTCACAGTTATTTGCCTCTTTTTTTATGTTTGTTACTATTTTGTAGACCAACATACTGGTCTCTCAAGGCATCCTATGATCTTAAAAGCACAGATTTAGGTGGGACCGCTTTTAAACGTATAATCGCTGTGTAACATTATTTTGATTATAATTATACTGTTATGGTTGTTTTTTGTTGCTATTGCTTGGGAAAGCACTTCACATTTAAGCAATCGTAAAGATTGGATACAAAAGCTTTGCTGTGATGTGATGCATTGTAGAGACAAAATTTGGTTTACCTCACCTGTTTTTTTTATATTGCTATGCTTCATGGGTGACATGCTGACTACACTGGGCACGCGTGTGCATATGTTGATTTTGTATATCCACACCAGGCACGATCcagacacgcaggttgaaatatcaaaacgaactctgaaccaactatattaatttggggacagggaAAACACATAAAACATTCATGGACAGACGCTTGCGAGCAGTTTAGATGAAATgcttgaataacatgtatgtgtacatttattttgcaagctGACCACACCactcaaaataaatgtacacacagATCAACTGAGGtgcacactccagtccagttggtggtggtaatgcaccttaaagttggttgccaaccgacaAAAAAGTACACAGAAGAAGACTACTACTGAAGGAGGAGAGTTTACTATAAACTTTtagtttccccttttatctgtggattaagtgtcggagtagagaacacaacaTTTTGTGTGgttcaaaattctacaaagatccagaaaaataGGACCTTGTGCGTTTCAgttaaaataacaacccaatgtttatatcccaggacaaattagctagcaacagcaagctagctagttaaatgtaaatgaatatttcatgtgtttcgacctgtccccaaattaatagtttgttcagagttcgttttgatatttcaacctgcgtgtcctggtggcatctggtgtggatggacaaaatcaacatgcgcacgaTGGCACGCGCGTGCCCGGTGTAGTCAGAATGTTCGGCTTCTTAACATGCCATGATGGTGTCTAAGAGAACTGCTGTCTATCAGAATTTAGCATTTTCCTTGCATGAAGAGGTATTAACCAGAAGGAACTGCCATTGCCCGCACTGGGAAAGATAATTAACACTTTTACGTTAACTACTTTTCTGGGTTTGTCAAATTACTTCGTTTGCATACGTTTCACAATTGTGTATCTTTGTTTTTGCAGAGGTACAGTATTATGATCATCTTGGCCCATCATTGAGGGAACCATTTTTAATTAAGCTGTTGTTTAAAGCCCCGTCTGTTGCTTAATGATATTTTCATAAGTAAGTATTTGCGCTGGTGTAACATTTTCACCTTTTGTTCAAATTAATATAATATTGAAACTTAAACATGCATGTTTATGTATGTCCTTGTAAAGTTTTTGAAGTATTCATTTCATTAGAAAAAAGGGGCAAAATTCACAAGTGCTTAGTAAATGTGATCCTTTATATAGTATCTGCATAGGAATTATCTTGGCTCCATACCGTCACTGCTATCTTTTGAATACTGTCTGGTCTCAGTCGCTCTATTGTTGAGCACTGGTTGACGCTTAAGAAATGTGACCTGCCTTCCAGCAGGCTATTGACTATTTCAAAGTTTTAACATGCATACCTGTAGGTTTGTCTATACAGTACATCAACTTGCAACTGTTAATTAAACTCCTTCAAGAGTCAGCATTTATATTAAATGGTCTCTACGAATCAGCCCTGCAAACATGAGTCAATCGGCTGATTGCCAATGCAGAGCCGAGGAACCGCTTATCCTTTCTGAGACAAAGGAGTTCAGTGCCAGAATCTCTGCTGGGGTGAGTTTCCCGGAAGTTTTGCGTTACGAGTTTTACACTTGTAAAACTCTGACCCATTAATATTAAAGATCCATTAATACCGGGAAACTCGCCTGTTTGTTTACATAGCCATTTGATGTATGTTTCATAGAAACCAGGGAAATTATGTTTGGCATGTTTTGGCTGTCATGTAGCATTGTTTGGTCTGTGTTTTAGATGGTGTTAGGCTCGCCAGAATTGATTTGAGGAAAGACATCTATCTGCCTTTTCCGAGGGGCTTTTCTTTCCTACCCTTCTAAAAGGTGTTCGTTTTTGGAAGTTGTGGAGAGATCACAGTAGTCTTAATTTATACTTTCTAATTTAAATGAAGTGTGTGATGATCATTCAGACAAGTATTGGGTAAACACAGTAACACTTGACAGTAGGATAGCCATACACCAAGACAACACGAGTAACTTCTGAATTCTTTGCCAAGAATGTCACAATCTTGTCCAGGAAATGTCTTGTTCAGTGATTCATTTTACTAAATAATGTAGAATTGTTTACTTCTTTGGACTTAGTTGTCCTTATTAGCAATCATACGATGAGTTAAAAAATAAGGAACACAGGATCATCAAATGTGACATTAAACCACCCTGACAGGCGATGGGTATTATTAGGAGTTGATTTCCATGTGAGCGGCCATGTCCCAATGGGAGAGACCGCTTCGTTTCAGATTGTTTTCTTGTTCACGCTGAACACGCTCATTGCTTGCACTCAAATTGAATTCATTGTAATAAGATGGGGCTGTTCTTGTATtcttattttaatttaatttttactTAATTTCTAACTTTGGGAAATGTAATTGCTTTTGATTACTACTACCCAAGTTTTCTTGTAAGAGTTTGCTTAAATTAAGGTACAAGTTTAACTTCATTGTTTTTATATTATACTCCCTTAAGGAATGTTTAGAATGAGATTTCTCCCATGTGGATGTAGCTGTTATACCATTTTTCTTTGTTAAAGAATTCACTGTGTGAAAATGTGATTGCATTTTTGTATACTAcaattgcttttgttttgtttctttgaGGAGGGGAGAACTGGAAGTTTGAAGTAAATGTAAGAAAAATGTAACTTATGTGCAACAGTGATTCTTTACTGGCAGGGACTATAATTAAACAATATTGTGAAACGGATGCTTTTTTAAACTGTATTTTGtagttcaacacacacacagctgttcaTATGGTGTAGAGCAACACTTTTCTCAAAGATGTACATTTCTTGTCAATATTGCACCATGTATGGGATATTTAAGCAGGCTAAAGATAGTTTGCTGTTGCTATGTCTATTATTCTGTACGATTATACGAATGAGCCTATACTTCATTTATTCTTCACTGTGATCATTCTCTGTGCATTTGGCTCTATTGTATCATTTCATATGAACAAATACTTGCGAAGACATTAGAACATTGGGTCACTTGATGTGGGACCAACGATCAATACTTCAAAGGTTGAGCTGAGTAAATGGTCCTTTCTCCAGCCCCCGCGCACTGCAGGACACTGACCCTGTCCCCTATGAGGGACTCGCAAGCTCAAATAGCAGCggagacttacacagtaatttaCAAGGAAAATATACCTCAGGTAAGGCGTAAATTCATAATAAATATATTGTTACGTAGAGTTTAATTTGGTTGAAAGAGGTTATGCCAGGGTGAGATTGGCTTCAAATTGCATGTTCAAAGATTCCACGTATTTAGCAACAGGTATTTATTTGTCAATGGCTAGCTGAATAAACACAATCAATTCAAAACTTCTCAACATAAATGGTATTCTATTTTAAGTCTTCAAACTTCAACATTTTAATTTGTTTTTCATTGTTATGTGTAGTTCCTAGTTGATAATGTAATCCCTTTCCTATACATACTGAGATGGCACTCTAGAGTTGACAATTATGAATTTCATGAGAGGTTTTGCGCGCATCCAAACGTTTTACAAGAGCTGGACAACAATATTATACACGTTAAAGAAAATGTAATGGGCACTGTTTGCTGCCTCTAATAAGGTGATACCATAACATACCCCCGACGCGTTACTAGAAGATCACGTATTGGGAGAGCTAACAGCGGAAATTCTTTACAATTATGAATTATCCCCAAATAAATTGATAGCCCCCGTGTTTGCTTTGGTTCTTGTTTTTGTACGTTGCGTTTCCCTATTTTACACAGTCTCCCACTATGTAAAGAAAATGTTGGACTGTGGAAGTTATTTTCAAAAGTGTTGGTGTTGGTTAGAATGTGTGCTGCAGTGGTGGCTGGTGACTTAGGttagggagggggatggatgAAAGTCATTTTGAATGTGTTAAAGCAAATGATATGACATGCTTTTATTGGAATTATATTGTTTTGAATGATTAACACAGCAGTATTTCAAGGTATCTTAAAGATCAAATCTGCATTAGGGGAAATAGCACCACTATACCAACGCTAGTCCTTGAGAGCTGCAGCACAGTTTCTATACACCTAGAGGCGCAACTTCGCAAGACTTTCGGGAACACTTGCGAAACAGACCAGGcccggggtttgagaagtcaatgagaaaaGTGAAAAAGGATTCCTTTTTGTTAATTTtcctaaaggcacaacctagatttgagccaatgtctttagtagttgaacatgttattactccaaccgtGTGAAAGTGACAAACACACGTTTTCATTTAgtaaaaaacaactttatattgtgcctttgatttgacggtcTGCAAATGCACAGTTCCGCGCAAGACGACGGTTAGATCCAATGgcgtgtttctgcgcatgagcttagctagccaacgtcgccatgacattgCCTACACGTGTGATCGGTAATTTCTACTGGAGAAGTAGTTTCCGCCTATTTTCATATTGTCTTTGGCTGCACTGTCCACTAGAGCTGCAGTGTCTTCTAGTTCCCCTTCCCCTGGTACTTCATTGATCCTTACATGCCATCGATCGGCCAGAGTCCACACAGATAGCTGGTTTCTAAATTAGCCACTGACCAAAGACCAAAGGAGTTGATTAACCCTGCtataccctgaccctgacccagacccCTCTCCCCGCAGAATGAGGCTGCCCCAGTTTGTGTGGACTCTGGGGCTGCTATTGCCTTTGCTGTCAACCTCCCAGGCGTTCAAAGACATCTGCAATGCCAAGCCCAAAGACGTGCCCCTGGAGCCCAGGTGCATCTACCGCAGCCCCGAGGACGAAGCCACGACAGGGGACGCTAACCCGGAAAAAGTCCCTGAGAACACCAATCCCCGGGTGTGGGAGCTGTCCAAGGCCAACAGTCGCTTCGCTCTGTCCCTGTTCAAGCAGCTAGCCCAGGGCAAACCCAGCGAGGAAAACATCTTCATGTCCCCTATCAGCATCTCCTCAGCCTTCGCTATGACCAAGCTGGGCGCCTGCAACAACACGCTCAAACAGATTATGAATGTAAGGGGTCTGAAGCGTAACCCACAGGACTGTTAAATGGGCCTGGTAACCCAAATCAAAAGGCCAATATATAAAACCAAGATTGAGACTGTTACTATACATTTACAAGTATATGACTCATTCAGCATTTGTTTTCATACACATTAGGCTGGAAGAACTTAGAAATGTGGGGTTTCTGTCAATTCACGTTCACACTCTTTCTTGCTCCTCCTGCagtgattaaaataaataaaataaatgaatagcCACAACTAATAACAGCTCAGGGCATCCCAATGTCTGATCTCTGTCTCAATCTTTAATTCAGGTGTTTGAGTTTGACACAATCAAAGAGAAGACGTCGGACCAAGTGCATTTCTTCTTCGCCAAGCTAAACTGTCGCCTGTACCGCAAGAAAGACAAGACCACAGAACTGATCTCCGCCAATCGTCTTTTCGGAGAAAAGTCTCTGGCATTCAATGAGATTTACCAGAATATCAGTGAGCTGGTGTATGGAGCCAAACTCATGCCACTCAACTTCAAGGTCTTTCCCGCTTGCATTGTCCATAGCCTACTGCTTAATTGAGCGTTTTCACACATcacaaatatatattatatactctTTAATAACAATGTGTTCAAGAGTTAAAAAACACTTGTTACTATTATGGACCAGCGTTAAGTCTAATCAATTACTTGCACTGAAGTTGAGCATTGCTACATGGTATTTATCTGCACTCACACTGCTGagtaattacagtgccttcagaaagtattcataccccttgacttattccacattttgttgttacagcctgaattcaaaatggataaaatatgttttcctcacccatctacacacaataccccataatgacaaagtgaaaacatgtttttagacattttggaaatttataaaaaattaaatacagaaatcttATTtacaggcattggaaaacctccctggtctttgtggttgaatctgttcaaaattcactgctcgactgagggaccttacagatagagaattgtatgtgtggggtacagagatgaggtagtcataaaaaaatcatgttaaacactattattgcacacaaagtgagtttatgcaacttattatgtgacttgttaagcacatttttactcctgatctTATTTAGTcttgcaataacaaaggggttgaatacttattaactcaagacatttcagctgttcatttttaattaatttgtaacaatttctaaaaacagttccactttgacattatggggtattgtgtgttagCCAGTGACAAGTCTAAATTGAATCaaatttaaattcaggctgtaacacaacaaaatgtggaaaaagtcaacgggtgtgaatactttctgaaccaAAGCAATTCTAGACATGTAGAAATGCAATTCTGTGAACATGGGTATTTTAGGAGAAGCCAGAGCTCTCACGGGTGACCATCAACGATTGGATCGCAAACAAGACTGAGAACAGGATTCGGAACACCCTGCCGAAGGACTCGCTGAACTCCAACACTGTGCTGGTCCTGGTCAACACAATCTATTTCAAGGTGTGTTGAGTTTATTTCCTCTCTGCCTATGGAGGGCCTTTTGAGCCAAAACTACTTAATTTTGGCCTCCTCGGCCTTCCATAGCCACCACCCAGGCACCTATTTCCTTCCATTCAACTGCCGCCTTCTCCTCTGCTGTCTCACAGGGTCAGTGGAAAAGCAAATTTGACAAAAAGAATGTCTTCAAGGCTGACTTCTATGTGAGTAAGTCAAAGACGTGCCCAGTGTCCATGATGTACCAGGAGACCAAGTTCCACTACGGCAGGTTCATGGAAGACAAGGTGCAGGTGCTGGAGCTGCCGTACCGTGGAGAGGACATGACCATGGTGCTGATCCTACCTCTCAAAGATacacccctgtctgaggtgggTGCCTACTGTCATCATTTACACTATTCACTGACAATTATAGTGTACTGTATCACACTGAATTTCCGCTCTGCCGATGATGTTCTAAGGTGGAGGAGAACCTGGACTTGAAgaagctgactggctggctgcatAACATGAAGGAAACCTCGGTGTCGGTGAAGCTGCCACGCTTTCGCATCGAAGACAGCTTCAGTCTGAAGGAGAAACTGCAGGCCATGGGGCTCGAGGACCTCTTCAGCCCCAAGGACGCCAGCCTGCCAGGCATCCTGGAAGATGAGACGAATGATCTGTATATTTCAGATGCATTCCATAAAGCATTCCTAGAGGTATGTACAGTATCCATAAGGATCATGATAAAAAATCCATAATGATCATCACTAAAAGTAGCTggggatttaaaaaaataataattaacagATCAAACGTTCATCTGGTGGGGCACTAGGCCTAATTGGACAATTAACAAGCATAGAAGATCATCGATAAACTTGATTAAATCAATGGAAATCATAAACTTTCAAACCATTTTTGTCCAGTAGCTTAACAAATAAACAACTGTTGCAGGTGAATGAGGAAGGCAGTGAGGCGACTGCTGCCACGGTTGTAATGGCCATCGGCCGTTCCATAAACTTAAACCGGGAGGTGTTTGTGGCCAACCGGCCCTTCCTCCTGCTCATCCGAGAGTCCACCATCAACACCATAGTGTTCACTGGCCGAGTGGCTGACCCCTGTGacccctgatcacacacacacttcagattTGTCATTCCCCAATGTAAACTTTCATGTCATGTA from Coregonus clupeaformis isolate EN_2021a chromosome 11, ASM2061545v1, whole genome shotgun sequence includes the following:
- the LOC121576459 gene encoding antithrombin-III, which encodes MRLPQFVWTLGLLLPLLSTSQAFKDICNAKPKDVPLEPRCIYRSPEDEATTGDANPEKVPENTNPRVWELSKANSRFALSLFKQLAQGKPSEENIFMSPISISSAFAMTKLGACNNTLKQIMNVFEFDTIKEKTSDQVHFFFAKLNCRLYRKKDKTTELISANRLFGEKSLAFNEIYQNISELVYGAKLMPLNFKEKPELSRVTINDWIANKTENRIRNTLPKDSLNSNTVLVLVNTIYFKGQWKSKFDKKNVFKADFYVSKSKTCPVSMMYQETKFHYGRFMEDKVQVLELPYRGEDMTMVLILPLKDTPLSEVEENLDLKKLTGWLHNMKETSVSVKLPRFRIEDSFSLKEKLQAMGLEDLFSPKDASLPGILEDETNDLYISDAFHKAFLEVNEEGSEATAATVVMAIGRSINLNREVFVANRPFLLLIRESTINTIVFTGRVADPCDP